One window of Dyadobacter sandarakinus genomic DNA carries:
- a CDS encoding sodium/sugar symporter — protein MSNTGLQSLDYIVFFIYLIGVSAYGYWIYQRKKTREVSATDYFLAEGSLTFWAIGASIIASNISAEHFIGMSGSGFAIGLAISSYEWMAAASLIVVAVFILPVYLKNRIYTMPQFLRERYNPTVATIMAVFWLLLYVFVNLTSILYLGALALEVTAGIDFTYAIIGLGLFAVVITIGGMKVIGYTDVVQVIVLVLGGLATTYLALDLVSEHFGKPGIFNALALLREQADTHFHMILPKENPFYKDLPGLTVIIGAMWINNLAYFGCNQYIIQRSLGADLPTARKGILFAALLKLLIPIIVVIPGIAAFVLYQNGVFQKEMMDAAGVVKPDHAYPVLLNLLPAGLKGMAFAALTAAIVASLAGKANSISTIFTLDIYKQYIAPGASERQLVRIGRYTIYAAMLIAMVIAPQLRVLDQAYQFIQEYSSFITPGVFAIFMFGMFWKRTTSAAALTAALLTIPLSTAGKFLLPDIPFLDRMGIIFLILSAIMITITLADPKSRNNPKGLEIESSMFSPGRSFVLGSIIICGVIAALYTVFW, from the coding sequence ATGTCCAATACCGGATTACAATCGCTCGATTATATCGTATTTTTCATTTATCTGATCGGCGTTTCCGCCTACGGTTACTGGATTTACCAAAGAAAAAAGACCCGGGAAGTCAGCGCTACGGACTACTTTCTGGCCGAGGGCTCGCTCACTTTCTGGGCGATCGGCGCGAGCATCATTGCATCCAACATTTCTGCTGAGCACTTTATCGGCATGTCCGGGTCGGGCTTCGCGATTGGTCTCGCTATCTCGTCCTACGAGTGGATGGCAGCGGCTTCCCTGATTGTCGTGGCGGTGTTTATCCTGCCGGTTTATCTCAAAAACCGCATTTACACCATGCCGCAGTTTTTGCGGGAGCGGTACAACCCTACGGTGGCAACCATTATGGCCGTTTTCTGGCTGCTGCTGTACGTTTTTGTTAACCTTACGTCCATTCTTTATCTGGGTGCCCTGGCGCTGGAAGTCACCGCGGGCATTGATTTTACCTACGCGATTATCGGGCTGGGGCTGTTTGCGGTTGTGATTACCATCGGGGGTATGAAGGTCATCGGCTATACTGATGTGGTGCAGGTGATCGTACTTGTACTCGGAGGACTCGCAACCACGTACCTTGCCCTCGACCTTGTTTCCGAGCATTTTGGCAAACCCGGGATTTTCAATGCACTGGCTTTGCTGCGCGAGCAGGCCGATACCCATTTTCACATGATTCTGCCCAAGGAAAACCCTTTTTACAAAGACCTTCCCGGCCTGACGGTGATCATTGGTGCCATGTGGATCAACAACCTTGCGTACTTTGGCTGCAACCAGTACATTATCCAGCGCAGCCTCGGTGCTGACCTTCCTACGGCACGGAAAGGCATCCTGTTTGCCGCATTGCTGAAATTGCTGATCCCGATTATTGTGGTTATTCCCGGCATCGCTGCTTTTGTTTTGTATCAAAATGGTGTCTTTCAAAAGGAGATGATGGATGCTGCGGGGGTTGTCAAGCCTGACCACGCCTATCCTGTACTCCTCAACCTGTTGCCTGCCGGGCTGAAAGGAATGGCTTTTGCTGCATTGACAGCCGCCATTGTTGCTTCCCTGGCCGGAAAAGCAAACAGCATTTCCACGATTTTCACCCTCGACATTTACAAGCAATACATAGCTCCGGGCGCCAGTGAGCGCCAATTGGTGCGAATCGGCAGGTATACCATTTATGCCGCCATGCTGATCGCCATGGTCATTGCGCCCCAGCTCAGGGTACTCGACCAGGCGTACCAGTTTATCCAGGAGTACAGCAGCTTCATTACGCCGGGTGTATTTGCAATTTTCATGTTCGGCATGTTCTGGAAACGTACGACTTCGGCAGCCGCGCTCACGGCAGCCCTGCTGACCATTCCGCTGTCGACCGCAGGCAAGTTTCTGCTGCCCGATATTCCATTTCTGGACCGTATGGGCATCATTTTTCTGATCCTGTCCGCAATCATGATCACTATTACGCTAGCCGACCCGAAAAGCAGGAACAATCCGAAAGGGCTTGAAATCGAAAGCAGCATGTTCAGCCCCGGCAGAAGCTTTGTACTGGGTTCAATCATTATATGCGGCGTTATCGCGGCTCTTTACACCGTATTCTGGTAG
- a CDS encoding class II fructose-bisphosphate aldolase has protein sequence MLLTTQQLFKACYGRYAIPAVNVFFMEEIHGLFAAAEEAQAPIIVQTTPFARDYAHAGMLLAMIGAAARIYPGVVYAVHLDHGYEEHIYDAIENSGYTSVMIDASHDDFDQNVSRTRAVVARAHEKNISVEAELGVLSGVEDDLSVDAAHSFYTNPAEVEAFVKATGCDSLAIAVGTSHGAYKFSGGQGLQFSILEEIRQRLPGFPLVLHGGSNVNPQIVERINAAGGQLKTDAKGVQDDEIRRAIPLGICKINIATDTRLLWTMVNREFFRDKPEEFAPTTPGKIFMDTYRKFMQEKFDLLGCSGRAVDFH, from the coding sequence ATGCTCCTGACCACACAACAACTCTTTAAGGCATGTTACGGCCGGTATGCCATTCCGGCGGTAAACGTGTTTTTTATGGAAGAGATACATGGCCTCTTCGCAGCTGCCGAGGAAGCGCAGGCGCCTATTATCGTCCAAACAACCCCTTTCGCCCGCGACTATGCGCATGCCGGAATGCTCCTGGCGATGATCGGTGCCGCAGCACGCATCTATCCCGGCGTAGTTTATGCCGTGCACCTCGACCACGGTTATGAGGAACATATCTATGATGCGATTGAAAATAGTGGCTACACTTCAGTCATGATTGATGCGTCCCATGATGATTTTGATCAGAATGTTTCACGAACACGGGCAGTCGTAGCGCGTGCACATGAAAAAAACATCAGCGTGGAAGCTGAGCTAGGGGTACTTTCAGGTGTTGAGGACGACCTGAGCGTAGATGCCGCACATTCATTTTACACCAACCCCGCCGAAGTGGAAGCATTTGTAAAAGCCACCGGCTGCGACAGCCTCGCCATTGCGGTAGGCACCAGCCACGGCGCTTACAAGTTTTCAGGCGGGCAGGGACTTCAGTTTTCCATTTTAGAGGAAATCCGGCAAAGGCTTCCCGGCTTCCCGCTTGTACTGCACGGCGGTTCCAATGTGAACCCGCAGATAGTTGAACGCATCAATGCGGCTGGCGGACAGTTGAAAACGGATGCCAAGGGTGTGCAGGATGACGAGATCCGGCGCGCTATTCCGCTGGGGATCTGCAAGATTAACATTGCGACGGATACCCGCCTCCTCTGGACGATGGTGAACCGGGAATTTTTCAGGGACAAACCTGAAGAATTTGCCCCTACAACACCGGGTAAAATATTCATGGATACCTACCGGAAATTCATGCAGGAAAAGTTTGACCTGCTGGGTTGCAGCGGGCGGGCTGTTGATTTTCATTAA
- the iolD gene encoding 3D-(3,5/4)-trihydroxycyclohexane-1,2-dione acylhydrolase (decyclizing): MTRRLTVAQATIIFLKNQYIERDGEEQPFFGGCFGIFGHGNVAGLGQALHENPDFRYYQSRNEQSMVHAAVAYAKVKNRLGAFVCTTSIGPGATNMITGAALATINRLPVLLLPGDIFATRQPNPVLQQLESSYTQDISVNDCFKPVSKYWDRISRPEQLIYSLPEVMRVLTSQSETGAVTLSMPQDVQTHAYDFPEELFRKRVWHVGRPRPDRNAILQAAEWINNAEKPVIVAGGGAIYSGATDALHDFALKTGIPVGETFAGKGSVRYDAPYSIGGLGATGTKYAIEIANEADVVIGIGTRYSDFTTASKSIFKNPDVRFINININEFDAFKQAALPVVGDARAILEELSELLSGYEVDAFYRDKIAGMNKSWDEEVTRIYAEGNGTVPPIDQAVVIGTLNSFMDDRDVMINASGSAPGDLHKLWRATDPKNFHLEYGFSCMGYEIAAGLGARLADATREIYVLCGDGGYLMNNHEIVTAIQEGVRFTILLLNNNGYASIGGLSESIGGERFGTMYKYREENSGQLSGGFLPVDLAKNAESLGAEVIRATDQASLEAALAKSKTNERVTVIYIETSLYRTVKGYNAWWEVPVAEVSQSESVQKAFETYQENKKTQRIFL; this comes from the coding sequence ATGACACGAAGACTGACCGTAGCCCAGGCTACCATTATTTTCTTAAAAAACCAGTACATCGAGCGCGATGGAGAGGAGCAGCCTTTTTTTGGCGGGTGCTTCGGGATATTCGGACATGGAAATGTGGCCGGCCTCGGTCAGGCTCTGCATGAAAACCCTGATTTCAGGTATTACCAGAGCCGGAATGAACAGTCCATGGTACATGCAGCCGTAGCATATGCCAAAGTTAAAAACAGGCTGGGTGCATTTGTATGTACAACCTCCATTGGTCCGGGTGCTACCAATATGATTACAGGTGCTGCACTGGCGACGATCAACCGGCTGCCTGTGCTCCTTTTACCGGGCGATATTTTTGCCACCCGGCAGCCTAATCCCGTTTTGCAGCAGCTGGAAAGTTCGTATACCCAGGACATTTCAGTCAATGATTGTTTCAAGCCTGTTTCCAAATACTGGGACCGGATCAGCCGTCCCGAGCAGCTGATCTACTCACTGCCTGAGGTGATGCGCGTGCTCACTTCCCAGTCGGAGACGGGTGCGGTGACGCTCTCCATGCCGCAGGACGTACAAACCCACGCCTACGATTTCCCCGAGGAGCTTTTCCGTAAGCGGGTATGGCACGTAGGACGACCCCGGCCGGACCGGAATGCCATTCTGCAGGCTGCCGAGTGGATCAACAATGCGGAAAAACCGGTGATCGTAGCAGGAGGCGGTGCGATATACAGCGGAGCAACCGACGCCCTGCATGATTTTGCATTGAAAACAGGCATACCGGTAGGAGAAACGTTTGCAGGCAAAGGCAGCGTGCGCTATGATGCGCCTTACAGCATTGGCGGCCTGGGTGCCACGGGTACCAAGTACGCCATTGAAATTGCCAATGAGGCCGACGTGGTGATCGGCATCGGGACACGTTATAGTGACTTCACTACCGCATCGAAGTCGATCTTCAAAAATCCTGATGTTCGTTTTATCAACATCAATATCAATGAGTTTGATGCATTCAAGCAGGCTGCCTTGCCCGTAGTAGGTGATGCGCGCGCTATCTTGGAAGAACTCTCAGAATTGCTGAGCGGCTACGAAGTGGATGCATTTTACCGTGACAAAATAGCGGGTATGAACAAGTCGTGGGATGAGGAGGTAACACGGATTTATGCCGAAGGTAACGGTACCGTCCCGCCCATTGACCAGGCCGTGGTGATCGGCACGCTGAACAGCTTCATGGACGACCGCGACGTGATGATCAATGCTTCGGGAAGTGCACCGGGCGATCTGCACAAGCTGTGGCGGGCTACCGATCCCAAAAACTTCCACCTTGAATATGGCTTCTCCTGCATGGGCTACGAAATTGCTGCGGGCTTGGGCGCACGCCTGGCAGACGCTACCCGTGAGATCTATGTGCTCTGCGGCGATGGCGGTTACCTGATGAACAACCATGAAATTGTGACGGCGATCCAGGAGGGTGTCAGGTTCACAATCCTACTTCTGAACAACAATGGTTATGCCAGCATCGGCGGTCTATCCGAGAGCATCGGCGGCGAGCGTTTTGGGACGATGTACAAGTACCGCGAAGAAAATTCGGGGCAGCTTTCGGGCGGGTTTCTGCCTGTGGACCTGGCCAAAAATGCCGAAAGCCTCGGCGCCGAGGTAATCCGCGCCACAGACCAGGCCTCACTGGAAGCAGCACTGGCCAAATCAAAAACCAACGAGCGGGTGACGGTCATTTACATCGAAACAAGCCTGTACCGCACTGTGAAAGGCTACAATGCATGGTGGGAAGTCCCGGTAGCAGAAGTATCCCAATCGGAATCGGTACAAAAAGCATTTGAAACATATCAGGAAAACAAGAAGACGCAGAGGATATTTCTTTAG
- the iolE gene encoding myo-inosose-2 dehydratase: MNFENIHLGIAPINWTNDDMPELGGENTFEQCVSEMALAGFTGCEVGNKFPREINVLKKALDLRGLRICNQWNSYELTTKSFAENRQNFTALLDFLDAMGAKVIGGGETGNSCQGQMNVPVFEGKGVLRTADEWNSFTFGLNELGKIARDRGIRLAFHHHMGTCVQTMEETDRLLNETDPENVYLNYDCGHFHFAGEDPVAALKKYIGRTAHIHLKDVRQPVLQRVHDEKLSFLTAVKQGVFTVPGDPEGCIDFPSLFATIRESDYHGWIVLEAEQDPAKANPLEYAMIARRYFRELTGI; encoded by the coding sequence ATGAACTTCGAAAACATTCATCTGGGCATAGCGCCTATCAACTGGACCAATGATGACATGCCCGAGCTGGGCGGTGAGAATACGTTTGAGCAATGTGTGAGCGAAATGGCGCTTGCGGGCTTTACCGGCTGCGAAGTCGGGAACAAGTTTCCGCGCGAGATCAATGTGTTGAAAAAAGCGCTGGACCTGCGGGGACTGCGTATTTGCAACCAGTGGAACAGCTATGAGCTTACCACCAAAAGCTTCGCGGAAAACCGCCAGAACTTTACGGCCCTGCTCGACTTCCTGGATGCCATGGGCGCCAAGGTAATTGGTGGAGGCGAAACAGGGAACAGCTGCCAGGGGCAGATGAACGTACCCGTATTTGAAGGAAAAGGCGTCCTCCGCACTGCCGACGAATGGAATAGTTTCACCTTCGGATTGAATGAGCTTGGCAAGATTGCGCGTGACCGCGGCATCAGGCTGGCTTTTCACCACCATATGGGTACCTGCGTGCAGACGATGGAGGAAACAGACCGGCTGCTGAATGAGACTGATCCGGAAAATGTGTACCTGAACTATGATTGCGGGCACTTCCATTTCGCCGGCGAAGACCCCGTGGCTGCTTTGAAGAAATACATCGGACGTACGGCCCATATTCACCTGAAAGATGTTCGGCAGCCTGTTTTGCAGCGGGTACATGATGAAAAACTAAGCTTCCTGACCGCCGTAAAGCAGGGTGTCTTTACCGTCCCCGGCGATCCTGAAGGCTGCATTGACTTCCCTTCCCTGTTTGCGACGATCCGGGAGAGCGACTATCACGGCTGGATTGTGCTGGAAGCAGAGCAGGATCCTGCAAAGGCTAACCCGCTCGAATATGCCATGATTGCCCGCCGCTATTTCCGGGAACTGACCGGCATCTGA
- a CDS encoding S41 family peptidase, which translates to MFNSKRLFYFFLLSFGIVVAGCKNKDVEPEAEVTATDSTGIAKYQDVNNWLFEIMNDAYFWYKDMPAQSSLDNAAEPTDFFEKLIYKRQTVDRFSMVTNDIDALQNEFNGVSKVFGMSYTLSYTDAGESNIAAFLNYVVKGSPAESAGLKRGDIIVKINGTQLTSSNYTTLLNAGETATFTLGILSGSAITASATTVSVSKAEVSEDPVAFSTVVSKPQQGKTIGYLVYTQFVPGTAASENKYDNELRQIFADFKSKGVNELVLDLRFNSGGYISSAKTLASLIGKGVSDAKIFYKEQWNDKYTAYWEKQKGTDAFKYPFLNEANNIGSNLSRVFVLTSNGTASASELVINGLKPYMDVVTIGEHTAGKNLFGSLISDDQNRWKWGAYVMLGQTANANDESDYGTVNGMTPNYAVEDNVIPYQPFADENETLFRKALDVMGIPASTRQRVVAAREVGTFRKQLRDNLQVRPGLMIKTGAIKTLNP; encoded by the coding sequence ATGTTTAATTCAAAAAGGCTATTTTATTTTTTTCTTCTTTCATTCGGGATTGTAGTTGCAGGCTGTAAGAACAAGGACGTTGAGCCAGAGGCAGAAGTTACTGCGACGGACTCTACGGGTATTGCCAAATACCAGGACGTTAATAACTGGCTGTTCGAGATCATGAACGATGCGTACTTCTGGTACAAAGACATGCCTGCGCAGTCGTCGCTCGACAATGCTGCTGAGCCCACCGATTTTTTCGAAAAGCTGATTTACAAGCGCCAGACGGTGGACCGGTTTTCTATGGTCACCAACGACATTGATGCATTGCAAAATGAATTTAATGGTGTAAGTAAGGTTTTCGGGATGAGCTACACGCTTTCTTACACGGATGCCGGCGAAAGCAATATTGCGGCTTTTCTTAATTATGTGGTAAAAGGCAGCCCGGCAGAATCGGCAGGTCTTAAAAGAGGAGATATTATCGTGAAGATCAATGGTACCCAGCTCACTTCTTCCAACTACACGACTTTGCTGAATGCCGGCGAGACAGCCACCTTCACTCTGGGAATCCTGAGCGGGTCTGCAATTACAGCCAGCGCCACGACAGTCAGCGTATCCAAGGCAGAAGTAAGCGAGGACCCTGTTGCATTCTCCACGGTTGTTTCAAAACCGCAGCAGGGGAAAACAATCGGATACCTGGTATATACCCAGTTTGTACCGGGTACTGCGGCAAGTGAGAACAAATATGACAATGAGCTCAGGCAGATATTCGCTGACTTTAAAAGCAAGGGAGTGAACGAGCTTGTGCTTGACCTTCGCTTTAATTCCGGCGGGTACATCAGCTCAGCCAAAACGCTGGCTTCCCTGATCGGGAAAGGTGTGTCCGATGCCAAGATCTTTTACAAGGAACAATGGAACGATAAGTACACGGCCTACTGGGAAAAGCAAAAGGGTACGGATGCATTCAAGTACCCATTTTTAAATGAAGCCAATAACATCGGGAGCAACCTGAGCCGGGTTTTTGTCCTTACATCCAATGGTACTGCGTCGGCGAGCGAACTGGTCATCAATGGGCTGAAACCTTATATGGATGTAGTAACGATCGGGGAGCATACGGCGGGCAAAAATTTGTTTGGCTCGCTGATCAGCGACGACCAGAACCGCTGGAAGTGGGGCGCGTATGTCATGCTCGGGCAAACTGCCAATGCCAATGATGAGTCGGACTACGGTACAGTCAATGGGATGACACCCAATTATGCCGTTGAAGACAATGTGATTCCCTACCAGCCTTTTGCAGATGAAAACGAAACGCTTTTCAGAAAAGCACTGGATGTAATGGGCATTCCGGCAAGCACCCGCCAGCGTGTGGTTGCTGCCCGGGAGGTAGGTACATTCAGGAAACAGCTGCGCGATAATTTACAGGTGCGTCCGGGTTTGATGATCAAAACAGGAGCTATCAAAACATTGAACCCGTAA
- a CDS encoding T9SS type B sorting domain-containing protein, protein MKLKLLLFPLLFLISSRSFGQIKHTYRFFEDLEVAKPECGPALTPVRAAGSCGGASSGGSFVQDVLPCSVQRKVYRNNLNWGLTYPNTDNAIADTYTIQMYVKLSRFSGAQWARIIDFSNGVSDQGIYFEKKDNNEFRFDFYPFGVRDDFPFLNTDSYNLITFTRNGATNTFDIYINNTLYQTYNDKDGRYVGLPGNPVHLFRDDEEVSCESGEFNLAYLSFGDNYSSQGDLDKDYADICATANINPYADFSISPNPACNNAQEVEIKYTGNIPAPGTGYTFQWDWGGGRVVSGTGMGPYKVVWNTTGEKKVTLNITNVACGNTISNTKQIIVSDLTVASTLTPGNCTTGQAGTLTVTGQKGTAPYQYSIDSLTFQAANTFQVMPAEYKVYVKDGNGCVVSKPVSVEFASDITVKTIADATICAGQTITLATTSNATGFSWSPLNGLDNAGAQNPRATPANTTTYIVIAQEGACTQRDTVTITVTDQIQLVVTPNSSVIAGIPFQLSVSSPQITNPADATYLWSPPEGLNDPTSRTPRATLENDQTYSVQVATASGCGALGSVTLTVRQNEGISLPTAFTPNGDGQNDIFMPILRSIASIQKFTIFNRWGQVVFHTTQMDQGWDGYFKGAIAAGGDYIWEIQGTSNEGKVIRKKGAVLLIR, encoded by the coding sequence ATGAAATTAAAACTTCTGCTGTTCCCTCTTCTTTTTCTTATTTCTTCCCGCTCTTTCGGACAGATCAAGCATACTTACCGCTTTTTCGAGGATCTGGAAGTGGCCAAACCGGAGTGCGGACCGGCACTTACGCCCGTAAGAGCTGCGGGATCATGCGGAGGCGCAAGCAGCGGCGGCAGCTTTGTGCAGGATGTGCTTCCCTGCTCTGTTCAGCGGAAGGTCTACCGTAATAATCTGAACTGGGGCCTTACCTACCCCAATACCGACAATGCGATTGCAGATACCTACACCATCCAGATGTATGTCAAACTTTCGCGCTTTTCGGGCGCACAGTGGGCAAGGATCATAGATTTTTCCAATGGAGTTTCAGACCAGGGTATTTACTTTGAAAAAAAGGATAACAACGAGTTTCGCTTCGATTTCTATCCTTTCGGGGTAAGAGATGATTTTCCTTTTTTAAATACTGACAGCTACAACCTGATCACTTTTACGAGGAATGGAGCTACCAATACTTTTGATATTTACATCAACAATACACTTTACCAGACCTATAATGACAAGGATGGCCGGTATGTAGGCCTGCCAGGCAATCCTGTGCACCTTTTTCGCGACGATGAGGAAGTAAGCTGCGAGTCGGGCGAGTTCAACCTGGCTTATTTGTCGTTTGGAGACAACTATTCGTCCCAGGGCGACCTTGATAAGGATTACGCGGACATCTGCGCCACAGCCAACATCAATCCGTATGCGGACTTTTCGATCAGTCCGAACCCGGCCTGCAATAATGCCCAGGAAGTGGAGATCAAATATACCGGCAACATTCCGGCACCTGGTACAGGCTATACTTTCCAGTGGGACTGGGGCGGGGGCCGCGTGGTTTCCGGCACCGGCATGGGGCCTTACAAGGTTGTTTGGAATACGACCGGTGAAAAAAAGGTGACACTGAATATTACCAATGTGGCCTGCGGAAACACGATTTCCAATACGAAGCAGATTATTGTCAGTGACCTGACGGTAGCCTCAACCCTCACACCCGGGAACTGTACTACCGGACAAGCCGGCACGCTCACGGTTACCGGACAAAAAGGTACTGCCCCCTACCAGTACTCGATTGACTCCCTGACTTTCCAGGCGGCCAATACTTTCCAGGTCATGCCTGCGGAGTACAAGGTTTATGTAAAAGATGGAAACGGATGTGTGGTCAGCAAGCCGGTAAGCGTGGAGTTTGCCAGTGATATTACGGTAAAAACGATTGCGGATGCGACGATTTGTGCAGGGCAGACAATTACCCTGGCGACTACGAGTAATGCAACAGGTTTCTCATGGTCACCGTTGAACGGTCTTGACAATGCCGGCGCCCAAAACCCTAGGGCCACGCCTGCCAATACTACCACCTACATTGTAATAGCCCAGGAAGGTGCCTGTACGCAAAGAGACACGGTGACGATTACGGTGACCGATCAGATCCAGCTGGTGGTTACGCCCAATTCGTCTGTGATTGCAGGCATCCCATTTCAGCTTTCCGTTTCGTCCCCGCAAATCACCAATCCGGCGGACGCCACGTACCTGTGGTCTCCACCCGAAGGCCTGAATGATCCTACCAGCCGCACTCCGAGAGCTACACTGGAAAACGACCAGACGTACAGCGTGCAGGTTGCCACTGCCAGCGGCTGCGGAGCGCTCGGCAGCGTTACCCTGACCGTCAGACAAAACGAAGGAATCAGCCTGCCTACGGCATTTACGCCTAATGGAGACGGGCAAAACGACATTTTCATGCCCATACTCCGGAGTATTGCTTCCATTCAAAAATTTACGATTTTCAACCGCTGGGGGCAGGTGGTATTCCACACCACACAAATGGATCAGGGCTGGGACGGCTACTTCAAGGGGGCAATTGCTGCCGGCGGGGATTACATCTGGGAAATACAGGGCACCTCCAATGAAGGAAAAGTAATCCGCAAAAAGGGCGCCGTGCTGCTGATACGCTGA
- a CDS encoding acyl-ACP desaturase codes for MDTALSAQRLEVMQHIGRDLDGLMVEYLKPVDTNWQPSDFLPDSRDENFVTDVKLLQESCRDLPYDYIAVLIGDTITEEALPTYESWLMDVVGVDQVGEPQSPWVGWVRSWTAEENRHGDLLNKYLYLSGRVNMRAMEVSTQYLIADGFDIGTDRDPYRNFIYTSFQELATNVSHRRTATLAKKFGNPHLSKICGVIASDEMRHAKAYKAFVSRVLAVDPSELLLALEDMMRKKIVMPAHFMRETGMKMGETFSHFSDAAQRLGVYTTNDYIEILEDLLLEWQIGSVRDLNEKAEKARDYLMALPGRLKRIADRTRVPDLQYEFSWIS; via the coding sequence ATGGACACCGCACTTTCAGCGCAGAGGCTTGAAGTAATGCAGCATATAGGCAGGGATCTGGACGGGCTTATGGTCGAATATCTTAAACCCGTAGATACCAACTGGCAGCCTTCCGACTTTTTACCCGACTCCCGGGACGAAAACTTTGTAACCGACGTAAAGCTGCTGCAGGAAAGCTGCCGCGACCTGCCTTACGATTACATTGCGGTGCTGATCGGCGATACAATTACCGAGGAAGCATTGCCTACCTACGAATCGTGGCTGATGGACGTAGTTGGGGTGGACCAGGTAGGAGAGCCGCAGTCACCCTGGGTAGGCTGGGTGAGAAGCTGGACAGCCGAAGAAAACCGTCACGGCGACCTGCTTAACAAATACCTTTACCTCTCAGGCCGCGTCAACATGCGGGCTATGGAGGTTTCCACCCAGTACCTGATTGCCGATGGTTTTGATATCGGTACAGACCGGGATCCTTACCGCAACTTCATTTACACTTCCTTCCAGGAGCTGGCGACCAATGTATCGCACCGGCGTACCGCTACCCTGGCCAAGAAGTTCGGAAATCCTCATTTATCGAAAATATGCGGCGTAATTGCTTCGGACGAGATGAGGCACGCCAAGGCTTATAAGGCATTTGTAAGCCGGGTATTGGCCGTAGATCCTTCGGAGCTACTGCTGGCGCTCGAAGATATGATGCGTAAAAAAATCGTCATGCCGGCCCACTTCATGCGCGAAACCGGAATGAAAATGGGCGAGACGTTCTCACACTTTTCTGACGCTGCCCAGCGACTGGGTGTTTATACTACCAACGATTACATTGAAATTCTGGAAGATCTACTGCTCGAGTGGCAGATTGGCTCAGTGCGTGACCTGAACGAAAAGGCTGAAAAAGCGCGCGATTACCTGATGGCACTTCCGGGCCGCCTGAAAAGGATTGCGGATCGTACCCGCGTTCCTGATCTTCAGTATGAATTCAGCTGGATCAGCTAA
- a CDS encoding lysophospholipid acyltransferase family protein — protein sequence MRKILDYPLSALYLIHFGLTLLIFHVAQVIAFNVFGSEAHRRVVNALNFSLTFGMYLTGARIVLENRAVLPHHRPVIFVANHQSQFDIAAVYWFMRKYRPRFVSKIELAKGVPSISYNLRKSGAALIDRKDGKQAISEIARLGKLIQEEKSSAIIFPEGTRTASGIMKPFVSGGVATLLKRAPGALVVPVAIDGTGTFNPKGIFPLRSFSTLRWTILPGIEPAGRKVDEVLAEAQEAIRSQLTLPLS from the coding sequence ATGAGAAAAATCCTTGATTACCCTTTAAGTGCCCTTTACCTCATCCATTTCGGCTTAACCCTTCTTATTTTCCATGTTGCCCAGGTAATTGCATTTAATGTGTTTGGCAGTGAAGCGCACCGCCGGGTCGTCAATGCACTCAACTTTTCCCTGACTTTCGGGATGTACCTCACCGGCGCCCGTATCGTACTTGAAAACAGAGCAGTCCTGCCTCATCACCGTCCTGTTATTTTCGTTGCCAATCACCAGAGTCAGTTTGATATTGCAGCCGTTTACTGGTTCATGCGCAAATACCGGCCGCGTTTCGTTTCGAAGATTGAGCTTGCAAAAGGCGTTCCAAGCATTTCCTATAACTTACGAAAAAGCGGTGCCGCGCTGATCGACCGCAAGGATGGCAAGCAGGCGATCAGTGAAATAGCCAGGCTGGGCAAGCTCATCCAGGAGGAAAAATCTTCCGCCATTATTTTCCCCGAAGGTACCCGCACGGCAAGCGGCATCATGAAGCCCTTTGTTTCGGGAGGAGTAGCCACACTGCTGAAACGTGCTCCCGGGGCGCTCGTTGTCCCGGTCGCTATTGACGGCACCGGCACCTTCAACCCGAAAGGAATTTTTCCCCTCAGATCCTTTTCAACCCTCAGGTGGACCATATTACCCGGCATTGAACCGGCCGGGCGCAAGGTCGACGAAGTGCTGGCGGAAGCTCAGGAGGCGATTCGCTCGCAGCTTACCTTACCACTTTCCTGA